One part of the Francisella adeliensis genome encodes these proteins:
- the lolD gene encoding lipoprotein-releasing ABC transporter ATP-binding protein LolD, whose protein sequence is MSNIVLSCKNVSKKYTEFKTDIEILKDINIDILKGEKVAIIGLSGSGKTTLLNVLGGLDKCSSGEVHLAGERFDNQSVNKRAKMRNKHLGFIYQLHHLLPEFTAIENIMIPLAITKKYSKKDSIEMAIKILEKVGLEHRANHKPAELSGGERQRVAIARALVTNPGCILADEPTGNLDSKRSNSIFELMQHLSEDFGTSFVIVTHDENLAARMNKIYRLVDGELIREQ, encoded by the coding sequence ATGAGTAATATAGTTCTAAGTTGTAAAAATGTCTCTAAAAAATATACCGAATTTAAAACAGATATTGAGATTCTAAAAGATATAAATATAGATATATTAAAAGGTGAAAAAGTTGCAATAATTGGTTTGTCAGGCTCAGGTAAAACTACGCTACTAAATGTACTTGGAGGGCTAGATAAATGTAGCTCAGGTGAGGTACATCTAGCTGGAGAGAGGTTTGATAATCAATCTGTAAATAAGCGTGCAAAAATGCGTAATAAGCACTTAGGGTTTATATATCAGTTACATCATTTATTACCTGAATTTACTGCTATTGAAAATATAATGATACCACTTGCTATTACTAAAAAGTACTCTAAGAAAGACTCTATAGAAATGGCAATAAAAATACTTGAAAAAGTTGGGCTTGAGCATAGAGCTAACCATAAGCCAGCAGAGCTTTCTGGTGGAGAAAGACAGCGAGTTGCTATAGCTAGAGCATTAGTTACTAACCCTGGTTGTATACTTGCAGATGAGCCTACTGGGAATCTTGATAGCAAACGCTCAAATAGCATATTTGAATTAATGCAACATCTAAGTGAAGATTTTGGTACTAGCTTTGTAATCGTAACACATGATGAAAATCTTGCCGCGAGAATGAATAAAATCTACAGGCTTGTAGATGGTGAGCTAATTAGAGAGCAATAA
- a CDS encoding TIGR03546 family protein, protein MVKKIYNMFMRIIFSPSTPAQLILVSLLGFIFGFIPGFGYSPFLFVGVILLVLLLRVNIGLFVILAFIAKLFSYPLEVVSFNAGRFLVDGFTQPIFKAAVNTPVLAYAGFEYYLVTGALFVAIVLGLIFGFIIAKIYKKFISKLANVQAGSELYQKMTNKLSVKIASKIIFGKNISKVDWQKIQSRKFRQPIRIWGLALVILAVVGLAFAPSILETAMISNIIKQQLTKANGATVDYDSLKLDLGDAKLQINGLGAADPKNLDKDRFYASNISASLDISGLLVKQIALKDVVVDGVSLDKQRASKGELYSNPEQANIVDSKDNTQTADEFMKYAGDKFQQVNINDINKEATKTADTAKSIKQTVEVLAKFRPASSEDTSDEKQKAVVKQEAEVYGYADVKNDTLRDKAPEFTIYNMDIKNYVNDGVTYEAKVMNLSTAPEILAKPTSIDVKSVSNNDLDVKVVISNQPNVDNTVSFDFKNLAGDALKGLTVKGAGINADSLDVSGNGKWHFAGVNNVGFNIPLNLNLNNVAISFGKVKQKLSTLSLKAILSGDLNNVGFAIDASSVTQLFSTDNIKNTASQLINQSGLNSQAKEALNKATQGKSLDSEDVKNTVNQLVDNSNLDNHTKELLNNATVNGKSLKEMNTKDVKDLASKFGVSF, encoded by the coding sequence ATCGTGAAAAAAATATATAACATGTTTATGAGGATTATTTTTAGTCCTTCAACACCAGCTCAACTGATACTTGTGTCATTATTAGGCTTCATATTTGGATTTATCCCTGGTTTCGGATACTCACCCTTTTTATTTGTAGGTGTGATACTTCTAGTACTTCTATTAAGAGTAAACATTGGGTTATTTGTAATACTCGCTTTTATTGCCAAACTATTTTCATACCCTTTAGAAGTTGTTAGTTTCAATGCTGGTAGATTTTTAGTAGATGGCTTTACCCAACCTATTTTTAAAGCCGCAGTAAATACACCAGTATTAGCATATGCTGGGTTTGAGTACTACCTAGTTACAGGTGCTCTTTTTGTTGCTATAGTTCTAGGGTTAATATTTGGATTTATAATAGCCAAAATATATAAAAAGTTTATTTCTAAACTTGCTAATGTACAGGCAGGTAGTGAACTTTATCAGAAAATGACTAACAAGCTTAGTGTTAAAATCGCATCTAAAATAATCTTTGGGAAAAATATCTCAAAAGTTGACTGGCAAAAAATTCAATCAAGAAAGTTTCGCCAGCCAATAAGAATATGGGGGCTTGCACTAGTCATTCTAGCTGTTGTTGGTTTAGCTTTTGCTCCAAGTATACTAGAAACTGCTATGATCTCTAATATAATAAAGCAACAACTAACCAAAGCTAACGGTGCTACTGTAGACTATGATTCTTTAAAGCTTGATTTAGGAGATGCTAAACTACAAATAAATGGTCTTGGTGCAGCTGATCCAAAAAATCTAGATAAAGATAGATTCTACGCCTCAAATATAAGTGCTAGTTTAGATATTTCTGGCTTACTAGTTAAACAAATAGCTCTAAAAGATGTAGTTGTTGATGGAGTCAGCCTAGATAAGCAAAGAGCATCAAAAGGAGAGCTATACTCTAACCCTGAACAAGCAAATATTGTTGATTCAAAAGATAATACTCAAACAGCTGATGAGTTTATGAAATATGCTGGAGACAAATTCCAGCAAGTAAATATTAATGACATCAATAAAGAAGCAACAAAAACGGCTGATACCGCTAAGAGTATTAAGCAAACTGTTGAGGTATTAGCTAAGTTTAGACCTGCTTCTAGTGAAGATACATCTGATGAAAAACAAAAGGCTGTAGTTAAGCAAGAAGCTGAAGTTTATGGCTATGCTGATGTTAAAAATGATACTTTACGTGATAAAGCCCCTGAATTCACTATATATAACATGGATATTAAAAACTACGTGAACGATGGTGTTACTTATGAAGCTAAAGTCATGAACTTATCTACAGCTCCTGAAATTTTAGCAAAACCCACAAGTATAGATGTAAAATCTGTAAGTAATAATGATTTAGATGTAAAAGTTGTAATATCTAATCAACCCAATGTTGATAATACAGTATCGTTTGATTTTAAAAATCTTGCAGGTGATGCTCTTAAAGGTCTTACAGTCAAAGGAGCTGGCATAAATGCTGATAGCTTAGATGTTTCAGGTAATGGTAAATGGCATTTTGCAGGTGTAAATAACGTTGGGTTCAATATTCCACTGAATTTAAATCTAAATAATGTTGCTATAAGTTTTGGCAAAGTTAAGCAAAAACTATCTACCCTTTCACTAAAAGCGATACTATCAGGTGATTTAAATAATGTTGGTTTTGCAATTGATGCTTCATCTGTAACTCAACTGTTTAGTACTGATAATATAAAAAATACAGCTAGTCAATTGATTAACCAATCTGGGCTCAATAGCCAAGCTAAAGAAGCACTCAATAAAGCTACTCAAGGTAAATCATTAGACTCTGAGGATGTGAAAAATACTGTCAATCAACTCGTTGATAATAGTAATTTAGATAACCACACAAAAGAGTTACTTAACAACGCTACAGTAAACGGTAAGTCTCTTAAAGAGATGAATACGAAAGATGTAAAAGATCTTGCTTCTAAATTTGGTGTTAGTTTCTAA
- a CDS encoding DsbA family protein, with protein sequence MTKKKLLKALTIAGVATTLVACSGNSSDSKDTTDTANATPSSSVVDTAAAKVADATTADSADTSNVKANASYTIGYGMGKGISQDPNLKEFGLNSDKIVTGFENAINSKDPAIDQADIDKNMDQLREKMTTKMNEEKVSSFLKVKDKIYNSDLTPKSEAKNPEVIVYGFFDYQCMYCSKVAPEIDKAMADHLKTQFVFVEFPIFGERAPASEYAAEVGTAIYKLYGSDAYIQYHDGIFDTGEDEGKLKNETIDKVALKSISKVKGASLDKIKAAIKDNKIPEHLKETLTMGFKDLGIQGTPYLVVTPAKDANASNTTVIGGYADYKTIEDAIVKAKTADAKN encoded by the coding sequence ATGACTAAGAAAAAATTACTTAAAGCTCTAACAATAGCTGGGGTTGCTACTACTCTAGTAGCTTGTTCTGGTAACAGCTCTGACTCTAAAGATACTACAGATACTGCAAATGCAACACCTAGCTCTTCAGTTGTAGACACTGCTGCAGCTAAAGTTGCTGATGCAACAACAGCCGACTCTGCTGACACTTCAAATGTAAAAGCTAATGCTAGCTACACTATCGGCTACGGTATGGGCAAAGGTATCTCCCAAGACCCCAACCTAAAAGAATTTGGTTTAAATAGCGATAAAATAGTAACTGGTTTTGAAAATGCTATTAATTCTAAAGATCCTGCTATAGACCAAGCAGACATAGATAAAAACATGGATCAACTTCGTGAAAAGATGACTACTAAAATGAACGAAGAAAAAGTATCTAGCTTCCTAAAGGTAAAAGATAAAATTTACAACTCTGATTTAACTCCTAAATCAGAAGCTAAAAACCCTGAAGTAATAGTCTATGGCTTCTTTGATTACCAGTGTATGTATTGCTCAAAAGTAGCTCCTGAAATTGATAAAGCTATGGCTGATCACTTAAAAACTCAGTTTGTATTTGTAGAGTTCCCAATATTTGGTGAAAGAGCCCCTGCATCAGAATATGCTGCTGAAGTTGGTACAGCTATTTACAAGCTTTATGGTTCAGATGCTTATATTCAGTACCATGATGGTATATTTGATACAGGTGAAGATGAAGGTAAGCTTAAAAATGAAACTATTGATAAGGTAGCTTTAAAATCTATATCTAAAGTAAAAGGTGCTAGCCTAGATAAAATCAAAGCTGCTATAAAAGATAACAAAATACCAGAGCACCTAAAAGAAACTTTAACTATGGGCTTTAAAGATCTTGGCATTCAAGGTACTCCTTATTTGGTAGTAACTCCTGCTAAAGATGCTAATGCTAGCAATACTACTGTAATTGGTGGATACGCAGACTATAAAACTATCGAAGATGCTATAGTGAAAGCTAAAACAGCAGATGCTAAAAACTAA
- a CDS encoding FKBP-type peptidyl-prolyl cis-trans isomerase N-terminal domain-containing protein, with translation MKFTKTLLVAPLIAGALITSSFAAADSNDDVSYSVGYEMGSNLKAQLAQGNVETDNAELISGLKDGIADKKAKLNEKQMQTAMMDFQKQAMAAQQKAQA, from the coding sequence ATGAAATTCACTAAAACTCTACTTGTAGCTCCATTAATAGCTGGCGCTTTAATTACTAGTTCTTTTGCAGCAGCAGACAGCAATGATGATGTTAGCTACTCTGTTGGTTATGAAATGGGTAGTAATCTAAAAGCTCAATTGGCACAAGGTAATGTTGAAACTGATAATGCTGAATTAATTTCAGGCCTTAAAGATGGTATAGCTGATAAGAAAGCTAAACTTAATGAAAAACAGATGCAAACAGCTATGATGGATTTCCAAAAACAAGCAATGGCTGCTCAACAAAAAGCTCAAGCATAA
- the queG gene encoding tRNA epoxyqueuosine(34) reductase QueG: MQIKLSLEQWQKIQDYATNELGISSISKADCDLSEYIPYYDKWIENNYHADLGYMTKHGSKRFVPDKLVPGTNSVIVTTLNYSNRPISTKNEVKRLRSESNIADISIYAHGRDYHKVMKKKLQKLGEYINDIIDTHEFRVFTDSAPVLEKPLAEKAGLGWMGKNSMLMNKSQGSFFFIGVIYSNLDLSHLPNNPKHLDACGKCQACIKLCPTNAITPGKMIDSRRCISYLTIENKGAIAQEFRDAIGTRIYGCDDCQLVCPFNNSAPQTKEKDFQLREFLVNRPLLELYSWDSNDFDKNTQGSAIRRIGYNAWVRNISIAIGNSSYSLNNILALENKKLEFKDNDLILEHIDWAVNKQKNSQ, encoded by the coding sequence ATGCAAATAAAGCTTTCATTAGAGCAATGGCAGAAAATCCAAGATTACGCAACTAATGAACTAGGTATATCATCAATATCTAAAGCTGATTGCGACCTTTCCGAATACATCCCTTACTATGATAAATGGATAGAAAACAACTATCATGCCGACCTAGGCTATATGACAAAGCATGGTAGCAAAAGGTTTGTACCAGATAAGCTTGTACCAGGCACAAACAGCGTTATTGTAACTACACTTAACTATTCAAATCGTCCTATCTCAACAAAAAATGAAGTTAAAAGACTTCGCTCAGAGTCAAATATTGCTGATATTTCAATTTATGCTCATGGTCGTGATTACCACAAAGTCATGAAGAAAAAACTTCAAAAGCTTGGTGAATATATCAACGACATTATAGATACTCATGAATTTAGAGTATTTACAGATAGTGCCCCAGTTTTAGAAAAACCATTAGCTGAAAAAGCAGGGCTTGGTTGGATGGGTAAAAATTCAATGCTAATGAATAAATCTCAAGGCTCATTTTTCTTCATAGGCGTCATATATAGTAACTTAGACTTATCTCATTTACCGAATAATCCCAAACATCTTGATGCTTGTGGGAAATGCCAAGCCTGCATTAAACTATGTCCAACTAATGCAATAACGCCTGGCAAAATGATAGATTCTCGTAGATGTATTTCTTATCTCACTATAGAAAATAAAGGCGCTATAGCCCAAGAATTTAGAGATGCTATCGGCACTAGAATTTATGGCTGTGATGATTGTCAGCTTGTTTGTCCATTCAATAACTCTGCACCTCAAACGAAAGAAAAAGATTTCCAACTCCGCGAATTTCTAGTAAATCGACCATTACTAGAGCTTTACAGTTGGGACTCTAATGATTTTGATAAAAACACCCAAGGTTCGGCTATCAGAAGAATAGGCTATAATGCCTGGGTTAGAAATATTAGTATTGCCATAGGAAATTCATCCTATTCGCTAAACAATATTTTAGCCCTAGAAAACAAAAAACTTGAATTTAAAGATAACGACCTCATATTAGAACACATCGACTGGGCAGTTAACAAACAAAAAAATAGCCAATAA
- the rsfS gene encoding ribosome silencing factor, translating into MTTDQRLEFIVDKIDDLKAIDIQTIDVEHLTNMMDKIVICTASSSTHAKAIAKNLELELKANKISILGIEGGNKADWVLVDIGDVVAHIMLEETRELYALEKLWDIKREDSNN; encoded by the coding sequence ATGACTACAGATCAAAGATTAGAGTTTATTGTTGACAAAATAGACGACTTAAAAGCAATTGACATACAAACAATAGATGTTGAACATCTGACAAATATGATGGATAAAATTGTAATATGTACAGCTTCATCTTCTACTCACGCAAAAGCTATAGCTAAAAACCTTGAACTGGAACTTAAAGCAAATAAAATATCTATTTTAGGTATCGAGGGTGGTAATAAAGCTGATTGGGTTTTGGTAGATATTGGCGATGTTGTAGCTCATATTATGCTTGAAGAAACAAGAGAGCTTTATGCACTTGAAAAGCTTTGGGACATTAAACGTGAAGACTCTAATAACTAA
- a CDS encoding ATP-dependent helicase translates to MKYTAEQKKIIEHDIKAHAIVSAVAGSGKTQTLIARIEYLLSQNISPHKILVLMYNKSAQVDFAERLAKVISPLKAKAINVRTMHSLGNSFLQAFAKAGFVKFDKILREYEVEAIVQRLLKSYQKELKIIKDIDTERVETFKEYISLLKSDLSLSNKKILAINSKDKKLLDKVFEAFNKECENQKAITYDDMIYLPAKFFDRDSSTVAKANNIYSHIIVDEYQDINQVQQHFLRCLVGENTYAMVVGDVDQTIYQWRGSTPYYMLEGFKKDFKNTKQYQLSYTFRYGDLISLMANNIITNNKNRYDNLCVTYPKIKRATDVSILDSTNNAVLKLKALIDSGVKAKDIVILVRKYNSTTVFELSCLYNDLSYSVVADKNIFSEGLFKAVYGYLMLINKGYGFTKHSFEQKVEFIKSMLDYPSLYLKKDVKQKVATDIANDVSNAYQILADLAAKADKPFKEKNILAIAHHWRVIFNNTRLKKADKAIEHIIDIAGLEKAVAKSSGDTYSSKSKLQIIEGIKSFAKSRKSSINEFIDLLYDLYSKSLKDSYIDEGQIQIMSMHRAKGLEWDYVVVHDATEGGFFGEKNTKVDEETIEEERRLFYVAITRVKKHLFIVSADDISRVSSWYKVKTNTYPKDLKCKNSLRFLYEGNLVECEGYISNIKTLKFSDIENKMFKNYHSKLEVK, encoded by the coding sequence ATGAAATATACCGCTGAGCAGAAAAAAATAATTGAGCATGACATTAAAGCTCATGCAATAGTGTCAGCTGTGGCTGGAAGTGGTAAAACACAAACTCTAATCGCTCGAATTGAGTATTTATTAAGTCAAAATATCTCGCCACATAAAATTTTAGTACTTATGTACAATAAATCTGCTCAGGTTGATTTTGCAGAAAGGCTTGCTAAAGTTATTTCACCTTTAAAAGCTAAAGCTATAAATGTCCGTACAATGCATTCTTTAGGTAATAGTTTTTTACAAGCATTTGCAAAAGCGGGCTTTGTTAAGTTTGATAAGATTCTGCGTGAATATGAGGTTGAAGCTATCGTTCAAAGGCTGCTTAAAAGCTATCAAAAAGAGCTGAAGATAATCAAAGATATTGATACTGAAAGAGTTGAAACTTTTAAAGAATATATCTCTCTTTTAAAATCTGACCTAAGCCTTTCAAATAAAAAAATTCTTGCTATAAATAGTAAAGATAAAAAATTACTGGATAAGGTTTTCGAAGCTTTTAATAAAGAGTGTGAGAATCAAAAGGCAATAACTTATGATGATATGATTTATCTTCCAGCTAAGTTTTTTGATAGAGATAGCTCTACAGTTGCTAAGGCTAATAATATTTACTCGCATATTATAGTTGATGAATACCAAGATATTAACCAGGTTCAGCAACATTTTTTGCGTTGTTTAGTTGGTGAAAATACTTATGCGATGGTTGTTGGAGATGTCGATCAAACTATATACCAGTGGCGTGGTTCAACTCCATACTATATGTTGGAAGGTTTTAAGAAGGATTTTAAAAATACAAAACAGTATCAGTTATCGTACACATTTCGTTATGGTGATTTAATCTCATTAATGGCAAATAACATTATTACAAACAATAAGAATCGTTACGATAATCTTTGTGTGACATACCCTAAAATCAAAAGAGCAACAGATGTAAGTATCTTAGATAGTACAAATAATGCTGTATTAAAGCTAAAAGCCCTTATTGATTCTGGAGTAAAAGCAAAAGATATAGTTATATTAGTTAGGAAATATAATTCAACAACAGTTTTCGAGCTTAGCTGTTTATACAATGATTTATCATATAGTGTGGTTGCTGATAAAAATATCTTTAGTGAAGGACTTTTTAAAGCGGTATATGGGTATTTAATGCTCATTAATAAGGGCTATGGCTTTACAAAACATTCCTTTGAGCAAAAAGTTGAGTTTATAAAGTCGATGTTGGATTACCCGTCTCTTTACCTTAAAAAAGATGTTAAACAAAAAGTTGCTACAGATATTGCTAATGATGTTTCTAATGCATATCAGATTTTAGCAGATTTGGCTGCCAAAGCAGATAAGCCTTTTAAAGAGAAAAATATTTTAGCTATTGCCCATCATTGGAGAGTTATTTTTAACAATACAAGGCTTAAAAAAGCGGATAAAGCTATAGAGCATATTATAGATATAGCAGGATTAGAAAAAGCAGTCGCGAAGTCTTCTGGTGATACATATTCAAGCAAATCTAAGTTGCAAATTATTGAAGGTATAAAAAGTTTTGCAAAAAGCAGAAAATCAAGTATCAATGAATTCATTGATCTGCTTTATGATTTGTATAGTAAGTCGTTAAAAGATTCTTATATAGATGAAGGTCAAATTCAGATAATGTCAATGCATAGAGCAAAAGGCCTTGAGTGGGATTATGTAGTTGTACATGATGCTACAGAGGGCGGTTTTTTTGGCGAAAAAAACACAAAAGTAGATGAAGAAACTATTGAAGAAGAAAGAAGACTTTTTTATGTGGCAATTACGCGAGTTAAAAAACATTTATTTATAGTCTCAGCTGATGATATAAGTAGAGTATCATCATGGTATAAGGTTAAGACAAATACTTACCCAAAAGATTTGAAATGTAAAAATAGTTTGAGGTTTTTATATGAGGGTAATCTAGTTGAATGTGAAGGTTATATCTCAAATATAAAGACATTGAAATTTTCAGATATAGAAAATAAAATGTTTAAAAATTATCACAGTAAGCTTGAAGTGAAATAG
- the alaS gene encoding alanine--tRNA ligase, with the protein MITTKKLRNKFINYFTSQGHSHQLSSPLIPFGDDTLLFTNAGMVQFKDVFLGNEKRDFSKAVSVQKCLRAGGKHNDLDNVGYTARHHTFFEMLGNFSFGDYFKKEAISFAWEFLTKEIKLPEDKLWVTIYATDDEAFDVWHNHIGLAKERIIRIDSADNFWSMGDTGPCGPCTEIFYDHGKEIEGGLPGTPEEDGDRYIEIWNIVFMQYNRHADGTTTNLPKPSVDTGMGLERIAAILQEVHTNYEIDLFQALIKKAYEVTNANDKDSASLKVVADHIRSCAFLIADGVLPSNEGRGYVLRRIIRRAVRHGNKLGAKEVFFYKLVDELINQMGEAYPELVEKRNLIEKTLIKEEELFSKTVENGIKVFETEIKDLKSSVISGEVAFKLYDTYGFPVDLTADMARERNLEIDQVEFDKLMTEQKQRSKDAGKFGVDYNDSINSNVKSTFKGYSSLIEDAKILEIYQNGNSLLRLENNEQAVIVLNQSPFYAESGGQAGDKGVFEGVGFEFVVEDVQKSGEAILHIGKLSKGLVNINDELTATVNTDTRLATAANHSATHLLHKALKVVLGEHVEQKGSLVDANRLRFDFTHEGSISLQDLRKVEELVNAQVRANFDVMTIETTQEKAKTMGAEALFGEKYGDIVRVISMGDFSVEFCGGTHVYRTGDIGLFKIVSESGVASGIRRIEAVTAAKAITSIQNTEKTISTVKDKLKASDNNLFDKLASLQEQLKSQEKQITKLKKDLLSGSSTAIKEVESNGVTVVIANIEGVDVKTLRDKVDDYKSKKEKVVVVLSTIVAGKVQFVIGVSKSIIATIKAGDIAKELSSHIDGKGGGRPDMAQGGGNNSTDIENALGITEQFVISKIS; encoded by the coding sequence ATGATTACAACTAAAAAGTTGCGTAATAAATTTATTAATTATTTTACTTCACAAGGTCATAGCCATCAATTAAGCTCGCCTTTAATACCATTTGGTGATGATACCCTACTTTTCACAAATGCAGGAATGGTGCAGTTTAAAGATGTGTTTTTAGGTAATGAAAAGAGAGACTTTTCAAAAGCAGTTTCTGTACAGAAATGTTTACGAGCTGGTGGTAAACATAATGATTTAGACAATGTTGGTTATACTGCCAGGCACCATACTTTTTTTGAGATGTTAGGTAATTTTAGTTTTGGTGATTATTTTAAGAAAGAAGCGATAAGTTTTGCGTGGGAGTTTTTAACTAAAGAAATAAAGCTTCCAGAGGATAAGCTTTGGGTGACTATTTATGCTACAGATGATGAGGCTTTTGATGTTTGGCATAATCATATTGGCCTAGCTAAAGAAAGAATTATCCGTATTGATAGTGCAGATAACTTTTGGTCAATGGGAGATACTGGGCCATGTGGACCTTGTACTGAGATTTTTTATGATCATGGCAAAGAAATAGAGGGTGGTTTGCCTGGAACACCTGAAGAAGATGGTGATAGATATATTGAAATTTGGAATATAGTTTTTATGCAATATAATCGCCATGCAGATGGAACTACTACAAATTTACCAAAACCATCAGTAGATACGGGTATGGGTTTGGAAAGGATTGCTGCAATCTTACAAGAAGTACATACAAACTATGAGATTGATCTATTTCAAGCATTAATCAAAAAAGCCTATGAAGTGACTAACGCTAATGATAAAGATTCAGCATCTTTAAAAGTAGTTGCAGATCATATTAGATCATGCGCATTTTTGATTGCAGATGGCGTATTGCCATCAAATGAAGGTAGGGGTTATGTACTTCGTAGAATTATCCGTAGAGCAGTTAGGCACGGCAATAAGCTGGGAGCTAAAGAAGTGTTTTTCTATAAGCTTGTTGATGAATTAATCAATCAAATGGGTGAAGCATATCCAGAGCTAGTAGAAAAAAGAAATTTAATTGAGAAAACTTTAATAAAAGAAGAAGAACTATTTTCTAAAACAGTTGAGAATGGTATAAAGGTATTTGAAACTGAAATTAAAGATCTCAAAAGTAGTGTGATAAGTGGTGAAGTGGCATTTAAACTATATGACACATATGGTTTTCCTGTAGATTTGACTGCAGATATGGCAAGAGAAAGAAACCTTGAGATAGATCAAGTGGAATTTGACAAGCTTATGACTGAGCAAAAGCAACGTTCGAAAGATGCAGGTAAATTTGGTGTTGATTATAACGATAGCATTAACTCTAATGTAAAATCTACATTTAAAGGATATTCCTCTTTGATTGAGGATGCGAAGATTCTTGAAATATATCAAAATGGTAATTCTCTATTAAGGCTTGAGAATAATGAACAAGCAGTAATAGTTTTAAACCAATCACCATTTTATGCAGAATCTGGTGGGCAGGCTGGAGATAAAGGTGTATTTGAAGGAGTTGGCTTTGAATTTGTTGTTGAGGATGTGCAAAAATCTGGTGAGGCAATACTACATATAGGCAAACTTTCTAAAGGGTTGGTAAATATCAATGATGAGTTAACGGCTACAGTTAACACAGATACAAGACTAGCAACAGCTGCAAATCACAGTGCAACTCATTTGCTTCATAAGGCTTTAAAAGTGGTTTTAGGAGAGCATGTTGAGCAAAAAGGTTCGTTAGTGGATGCTAATAGATTAAGGTTTGACTTTACTCATGAAGGTAGTATTTCTTTGCAAGATTTGAGAAAAGTTGAAGAATTAGTAAATGCTCAAGTTAGAGCGAACTTTGATGTGATGACGATTGAAACCACTCAAGAAAAAGCAAAAACGATGGGAGCGGAAGCTCTTTTTGGTGAGAAGTATGGTGATATAGTTCGTGTAATATCTATGGGTGATTTTTCAGTAGAGTTTTGTGGTGGTACACATGTGTATCGTACAGGCGATATAGGCCTTTTTAAAATTGTATCTGAGAGTGGTGTAGCATCGGGTATTAGACGAATAGAGGCAGTGACAGCTGCAAAAGCAATTACAAGTATTCAAAATACTGAAAAAACAATTTCTACTGTTAAAGATAAGCTAAAAGCTAGTGATAACAATTTATTTGATAAGCTTGCATCATTGCAAGAACAATTAAAGTCTCAAGAAAAACAAATTACTAAGCTTAAAAAAGATTTATTATCTGGTTCAAGTACTGCAATAAAAGAAGTTGAAAGTAATGGCGTAACTGTTGTTATAGCTAACATAGAGGGCGTTGATGTTAAGACGCTACGCGATAAGGTAGATGACTATAAATCTAAGAAAGAAAAAGTGGTCGTAGTACTAAGTACTATAGTTGCAGGTAAAGTACAGTTTGTAATTGGCGTAAGTAAGTCTATAATAGCTACAATTAAAGCTGGTGATATAGCTAAAGAGTTAAGTTCTCACATAGATGGTAAAGGCGGAGGCCGACCAGATATGGCTCAAGGTGGTGGTAATAATTCTACTGATATTGAGAATGCTTTAGGTATAACAGAGCAATTTGTTATCAGTAAAATAAGCTAA